Proteins from one Bactrocera neohumeralis isolate Rockhampton chromosome 3, APGP_CSIRO_Bneo_wtdbg2-racon-allhic-juicebox.fasta_v2, whole genome shotgun sequence genomic window:
- the LOC126752118 gene encoding mitochondrial import receptor subunit TOM70, which produces MAYRYGSISLTRWQLALLIGTPVAIGLGVYIYRKSIEEKKSIGDNDAADRKKGLSTKDKQQTLSIDGTGEDKELERKKKNAELESEKLSPLKEATMYKNEGNVCYRNGKYDEAISFYDKAIDKCPIENRTDLAIFYQNRAASYEMLKKWNRVKEDCSRSLEFNPQYAKAYYRRAKAHEATNDLMECLDDVTATCILEMFQNNSTIMYADRILKQTGREDTERGLKEHVPVLPSSNFIQTYLRSFVADPLVGISIGDVKEGVELKGFARAKQALDEMKYEDVISACTEEIETSESESQYKSEALLLRGTFFLLSGSFNASQQDFDAVINNADADVALRATALIKRASLYIQKEEKDLGLADFDAAAKLQPDNPDIYHQRAQIYILLDQLPEALSEFEKVVKLSPNHAMAYIQKCYAEYRMALLSQDQMRLMIVMNEFKNAIEKFPDCIECYSLMAQVLADQQQFQQADQFYEKALKLAPENASLYVHRGVMLLQWKGDIDKAITLINQALEVDNKCLLAYETLGTIEVQRANLNRAVELFEKAIKLSKSKSEMGHLYALRNAAVAQLNVTRQLGIDMSKISALAQQGMMPAAV; this is translated from the exons ATGGCATATCGTTACGGTTCTATAAGTTTAACAAGATGGCAATTGGCATTGCTGATCGGCACACCCGTCGCAATTGGTTTAGGTGTCTACATTTACCGGAAATCTATAGAAGAAAAGAAATCAATCGGCGATAACGATGCGGCTGATCGTAAGAAAGGACTATCCACCAAAGACAAGCAACAAACCTTGTCTATTGATGGTACTGGCGAAGATAAGGAATTAGAGCGAAAGAAAAAGAATGCCGAGTTGGAAAGTGAAAAGTTGTCACCTCTAAAGGAAGCTACCATGTACAAGAATGAAGGCAATGTTTGCTATCGTAATGGCAAGTACGACGAAGCAATCTCGTTTTACGATAAAGCCATAGATAAATGCCCGATTGAAAATCGTACTGACcttgcaatattttatcaaaaccgTGCTGCATCGtatgaaatgttaaaaaaatggaatCGTGTTAAAGAAGATTGCTCGCGTTCACTTGAATTCAATCCTCAATATGCGAAGGCATATTATAGACGCGCTAAAGCACACGAAGCCACAAATGATTTGATGGAATGTTTAGATGATGTGACAGCGACCTGTATATTGGAAATGTTCCAAAATAACAGTACAATAATGTATGCAGATCGCATACTGAAACAAACTGGCCGTGAGGATACTGAGCGCGGTCTCAAAGAACATGTACCGGTATTGCCATCAAGTAACTTCATTCAAACTTATTTGCGTTCATTTGTGGCGGATCCTCTTGTAGGCATATCCATTGGCGATGTAAAAGAAGGAGTGGAGTTGAAAGGATTTGCGCGTGCCAAACAAGCTTTGGACGAAATGAAATATGAAGATGTGATTTCAGCTTGTACGGAAGAAATCGAAACATCCGAATCTGAATCACAATATAAAAGTGAAGCTTTACTATTGCGTGgcacattttttttgctttcgggTAGCTTCAATGCGTCTCAGCAAGATTTTGATGCTGTGATAAATAACG cCGATGCTGATGTTGCGTTACGTGCAACTGCTCTTATTAAACGTGCCTCGTTATACATACAGAAGGAAGAGAAGGATTTGGGCTTAGCTGATTTCGATGCCGCCGCCAAATTGCAACCGGATAATCCCGATATTTATCATCAACGTGCGCAAATTTATATACTGCTCGATCAATTGCCAGAAGCATTAAGTGAGTTTGAAAAAGTAGTGAAATTATCACCAAATCACGCAATGGCCTACATACAGAAATGTTACGCCGAATATCGTATGGCATTGTTGTCTCAGGATCAAATGCGCCTTATGATCGTAATGAATGAATTCAAAAACGCCATTGAGAAATTCCCCGACTGCATTGAATGCTATAGTCTGATGGCACAAGTTTTGGCGGATCAACAACAATTCCAACAAGCAGATCAATTTTATGAGAAAGCCTTAAAGTTAGCACCAGAAAATGCATCGCTCTATGTACATCGTGGTGTAATGCTACTGCAATGGAAAGGTGACATCGACAAAGCGATTACATTAATTAATCAAGCGCTAGAGGTGGACAATAAATGTTTATTGGCATATGAAACATTAGGCACTATTGAAGTACAACGTGCTAATCTAAATCGTGCTGTGGAACTTTTCGAGAAAGCTATTAAATTATCAAAGAGCAAATCAGAAATGGGTCATTTGTACGCTTTACGTAATGCGGCGGTTGCGCAACTAAATGTTACACGCCAATTAGGTATTGATATGTCAAAAATATCAGCGTTAGCGCAGCAAGGAATGATGCCGGCAGCTGTTTAA
- the LOC126753572 gene encoding zinc finger protein weckle-like, with amino-acid sequence MPNTFEDCSGYLPDAEWQFWCRLCAKEDVRNINIYPEQNKTELATNSTLIDFIAEFFKVNIRQNEDLPHWLCAQCFTSVSALSKFTNQVNRVQSMYNEIQSSGHRKAEDFRVIREKYNLFGYELFMFDISDTKPSIENIFVADAPEIIEHKSLDSIVKLEVITDELQSGIFLNESEYNSEFQDPIGAVENHTNVVDSSEFPSNNIKDNKSEVTSKVYSKIHRLEKRKSSSDEESNVNKHFCNDCALHFKSRNYYLIHMRKKHGVETPPNIISCPQCSRTFKSSFNLKRHILIHRPVAEKKIYPCPQCDRKFQTKECVLRHIKFVHEDIRSFICEECGECTRTEATLREHMLIHTDYAPFECEICKKGFKNRARLKRHMEMHSDHKHICSECGLELNSRVTLNRHMLVHSDEMRHKCDYCGREFKRAKTLKTHLLLHSGLKPYTCDFCDKTFANGSNCRTHKKKSHPEELAALEASGEKKFTENIPKLAVLKTVTRTAENLLPVVTKQSGNFSFGKKPKPPASCKDETQQYIDNKI; translated from the exons ATGCCAAATACTTTTGAAGATTGCAGCGGTTACCTTCCTGATGCCGAATGGCAATTTTGGTGTAGACTCTGTGCTAAGGAGGATGTACGAAATATCAATATATACCCagaacaaaacaaaactgaATTGGCCACAAATTCCACTCTGATAGACTTTATAGCGGAGTTTTTTAAAGTTAAT aTACGACAGAACGAAGATTTACCACACTGGCTTTGTGCACAATGCTTTACATCGGTTTCGGCCTTGTCCAAATTCACAAATCAAGTGAACAGAGTACAAAGTATGTACAATGAAATACAAAGTTCTGGACACAGAAAAGCGGAAGATTTCCGGGTTATCCGAGAAAAATATAACTTATTTGGGTATGAGTTATTTATGTTTGATATATCGGATACCAAACCatctattgaaaatatttttgttgctgatgCACCAGAAATAATTGAACATAAATCATTGGATAGTATTGTAAAACTTGAAGTAATAACGGATGAATTACAGAGCGGCATCTTCCTTAATGAAAGCGAATATAATAGTGAATTCCAAGATCCCATTGGCGCAGTTGAGAATCATACTAACGTAGTAGATAGTAGTGAATTCCCAAGTAATAACATAAAAGACAATAAATCAGAAGTAACTAGCAAAGTATATAGCAAAATCCATCGACTGGAAAAGCGTAAAAGTTCTTCGGATGAGGAATCGAATGTAAACAAACACTTTTGTAACGATTGCGCATTACATTTCAAAAGCAGGAACTATTATCTTATACATATGAGAAAAAAACATGGTGTTGAAACACCACCTAATATCATTTCTTGTCCACAATGTTCCAGAACTTTTAAATCTAGTTTCAATTTAAAACGACATATATTGATACATCGACCTGTAGcagagaagaaaatatatcCATGTCCACAATGTGATCGAAAATTCCAAACTAAGGAATGTGTTTTGCGACATATAAAGTTTGTACATGAAGATATACGTTCCTTCATTTGCGAAGAGTGTGGTGAGTGCACACGCACGGAAGCTACGCTACGGGAACACATGCTTATACATACCGACTATGCACCCTTTGAATGCGAAATTTGCAAGAAAGGATTCAAAAATCGAGCACGTTTGAAG agGCATATGGAGATGCACAGCGATCATAAACATATATGCAGCGAATGTGGTTTAGAATTGAATTCGCGTGTAACCTTGAATCGTCATATGCTTGTGCATTCTGATGAGATGCGTCATAAGTGCGATTATTGTGGGCGCGAATTCAAACGAgcgaaaactttaaaaactcaCTTATTACTTCATAGCGGCTTAAAACCATATACATGTGACTTCTGTGACAAAACGTTTGCCAATGGCTCAAATTGTCGTACTCATAAAAAAAAGTCGCATCCCGAAGAATTGGCGGCCTTAGAGGCTTCCGGAGAAAAGAAATTCACCGAAAATATCCCTAAATTAGCGGTTTTAAAGACGGT TACACGCACAGCTGAAAATCTACTTCCTGTGGTAACCAAACAAAGTGGGAATTTTTCTTTCGGCAAGAAACCGAAACCCCCAGCTAGTTGTAAAGATGAAACACAACAATATatagataataaaatataa
- the LOC126752134 gene encoding putative inorganic phosphate cotransporter — METLEDKRPEWGKKLSQMVPIPQRVIMSIMGFLSIINNYTLRSCISVTITRLVLERKYSNETTASGEVCPKPDITIEEEKIPGGEYDWSQELQGYILGSFYIGYIIGHVPAGLLAEKYGAKWVLVCGMSTVTILTLLTPLCITLLGPYALIVLRSVMGFGAGFSYPSCSALLAHWVPVHERSLLGAFIMGGGQMGTVLSNSISGTLLRYTTWPWVFYTFGIMATLWILFFIMMCFSDPNSHPYISDKEKEYLLKHMGRLGRDHNLPPFPWIPVFKSKEMWVLILAQIAHDWGFYVMSSCFPKFLNDVLQLQILKTGIYSSIPFLLFWLSSLLLGAIADCIIKRNVTRATCVRKWMTFIAATPSGLFMVIAVYIGCDTVWIILCFSISMALMGGFYAGIKLTANDMTPNYSATVMAIVNGIGGIAGVLAPYSVGWITVKTLLHEWQEVFWLALAILTLPTIPFCIWGTAEVQEWNEPPKKE, encoded by the exons atggaaacTTTGGAAGATAAACGACCAGAATGGGgcaaaaaattatcacaaa TGGTGCCGATACCTCAACGGGTCATTATGTCTATAATGGGATTTCTTTCCATAATTAACAATTACACGCTACGTAGTTGCATTTCCGTTACAATTACACGCTTAGTTTTAGAGCGCAAGTATTCGAATGAAACAACAGCTAGTGGAGAAGTTTGTCCAAAACCCGATATAACCATTGAGgaagaaaaa ATACCGGGTGGCGAATATGATTGGTCACAGGAACTGCAAGGTTACATACTTGGCTCTTTTTACATAGGCTATATTATAGGACATGTACCTGCTGGTTTGCTAGCCGAAAAATATGGCGCTAAATGGGTGTTAGTTTGTGGCATGTCTACAGTAACGATATTAACATTATTAACACCCTTATGCATCACATTACTCGGACCGTATGCTTTAATTGTGCTACGCAGTGTAATGGGATTCGGTGCTGGCTTTTCATATCCTTCGTGTAGCGCACTATTGGCACATTGGGTACCCGTACATGAACGTAGTTTACTGGGTGCTTTCATAATGGGCGGTGGCCAAATGGGTACCGTGCTGAGTAATAGTATTTCAGGCACTTTACTGCGTTACACTACATGGCCTTGGGTATTTTATACATTTGGTATAATGGCGACGTTatggattttgtttttt ATAATGATGTGCTTTAGTGATCCAAATTCGCATCCCTATATCAGTGACAAGGAAAAGGAATATCTGCTGAAACATATGGGTCGTCTTGGACGTGACCATAATTTACCCCCGTTCCCTTGGATTCCAGTATTTAAGAGCAAAGAAATGTGGGTGCTTATTTTGGCACAAATCGCGCACGATTGGGGTTTTTATGTTATGTCTTcatgttttccaaaatttttaaatgatgtattgcaattgcaaattcTTAAAACCGGCATATattcttcaattccatttttattattttggctATCTTCGCTACTCTTGGGAGCAATAGCAGACTGTATAATTAAACGGAATGTGACACGAGCAACATGTGTACGCAAATGGATGACATTCATTG CTGCCACACCTTCTGGGCTCTTTATGGTTATAGCCGTATATATTGGTTGCGATACAGTGTggataattttatgtttttccaTCTCAATGGCACTCATGGGCGGTTTTTATGCAGGAATAAAGCTTACTGCGAACGATATGACACCCAACTATTCGGCTACAGTTATGGCTATTGTAAACGGTATAGGTGGCATTGCTGGTGTACTCGCTCCGTATTCTGTAGGTTGGATTACTGTAAAG actcTGTTACATGAATGGCAGGAAGTATTTTGGTTGGCGCTTGCTATTCTAACGCTACCCACAATTCCATTTTGCATTTGGGGTACAGCAGAAGTACAAGAATGGAATGAACCTCCCAAGAAGGAATAA
- the LOC126752119 gene encoding T-complex protein 1 subunit delta, translated as MAPKANFVPVKPKGQAFKDKSKPADVRLSNIQAAKAVSDAIRTSLGPRGMDKMIQAGNGEVSITNDGATILKQMNVLHPAAKMLVELSRAQDVEAGDGTTSVVVIAGALLEACEKLLHKGIHPTAISDSFQRCANKAIEILTDMSTPIELTDRDTLIKSASTSLNSKVVSQQSSLLAPLAVDAVLKVTEPGKEGAVDLKNIKVIRSLGGTVEDTELIEGLVFTSRSAGTNAPKRIEKAKIGLIQFCISAPKTDMDHNVIVSDYAAMDRVLKEERAYILNIVKQIKKAGCNVLLVQKSILRDAVSDLAQHFLDKIKCLVVKDVEREDIEFVCKTLNCRPIASLDHFVAENLINADLVEEVPSGTTKFVKITGIQNPGRTVSIVCRGSNKLVLEEAARSLHDALCVVRCLVKKRAQIVGGGAPEIEMALQLAAYAQTVEGVDAYCFRAFADALEVIPSTLAENAGLNPIATVTELRNRHAQGEKTAGINVRKGAITDILTENVLQPLLVSISAISLSTETVRSILKIDDIVNTMS; from the exons ATGGCTCCGAAAGCAAACTTCGTTCCGGTTAAACCAAAAGGTCAAGCCTTTAAAGATAAATCAAAACCGGCTGATGTGCGTCTATCAAATATTCAGGCAGCAAAAG CCGTTTCGGATGCTATTCGCACCAGCTTAGGTCCACGCGGTATGGACAAGATGATTCAAGCAGGCAATGGAGAAGTATCGATCACAAATGACGGTGCTACCATTCTAAAACAGATGAATGTACTCCATCCGGCTGCAAAAATGTTGGTAGAGCTATCACGTGCTCAAGATGTTGAGGCCGGTGACGGTACAACTTCAGTAGTTGTCATAGCTGGTGCTTTATTGGAAGCGTGTGAAAAGTTATTGCATAAGGGTATTCATCCTACTGCAATTTCCGATTCGTTCCAACGTTGTGCAAACAAAGCTATTGAAATTCTTACGGATATGTCAACACCAATCGAGTTAACTGATAGAGATACACTCATTAAAAGTGCATCAACTTCATTGAATTCCAAAGTAGTTTCTCAACAGAGCAGTCTTTTGGCTCCCCTCGCTGTGGATGCTGTACTCAAAGTAACAGAACCAGGAAAAGAGGGAGCTgttgatttgaaaaatattaaagttatcCGCAGTCTTGGTGGCACCGTCGAGGATACCGAATTGATTGAGGGTTTGGTGTTTACTTCGCGTTCGGCTGGAACAAATGCACCAAAGCGTatagaaaaagcaaaaattggCTTGATACAATTCTGCATTTCGGCACCAAAAACTGAT aTGGATCACAATGTTATCGTGTCAGATTATGCTGCTATGGATCGTGTATTGAAAGAGGAACGTGCATACATTTTAAACATTGTTAAGCAAATCAAAAAAGCAGGCTGCAACGTACTTTTGGTGCAAAAATCAATCCTAAG AGATGCTGTTTCTGATTTGGCGCAACATTTCTTGGACAAAATCAAGTGCCTTGTAGTTAAGGATGTTGAGCGCGAAGACATTGAATTTGTCTGCAAGACACTAAATTGCCGTCCTATTGCATCGTTGGACCATTTTGTTGCTGAAAATCTGATAAATGCTGATTTAGTCGAGGAAGTGCCAAGTGGTACTAcaaaattcgtaaaaattaCGGGCATACAAAATCCGGGACGTACAGTATCTATTGTGTGTCGTGGTTCCAACAAATTAGTGCTTGAGGAAGCGGCACGTTCATTGCATGATGCACTTTGCGTAGTGCGCTGTTTAGTCAAGAAGCGTGCACAAATTGTTGGCGGTGGTGCACCAGAAATAGAAATGGCTTTACAATTGGCTGCCTATGCGCAAACCGTTGAAGGTGTTGATGCTTACTGCTTCCGTGCATTTGCTGATGCACTAGAAGTTATACCATCAACTTTAGCTGAGAATGCTGGTCTTAACCCGATTGCAACTGTAACTGAGTTGAGAAATCGCCATGCACAAGGTGAGAAGACTGCTGGTATTAATGTGCGCAAGGGTGCTATCACCGATATCTTGACTGAAAATGTGTTACAACCACTGTTGGTCAGTATTTCGGCTATTTCATTGTCTACAGAAACAGTGCGTTCCATTCTAAAGATTGATGATATC GTTAACACAATGAGTTAA